From one Conyzicola nivalis genomic stretch:
- a CDS encoding ParB/RepB/Spo0J family partition protein, with translation MATKRTGLGRGIGALIPVSEDSAAQRPVDVFFPAASAEKQGLLAVPGARLANLSPSDIVPNSQQPRTEFRDEELAELVVSIREIGVLQPIVVRPLAGAVDGGPQYELIMGERRLRATKQLGLTSIPAVIKNTADEDMLRDALLENLHRANLNPLEEASAYQQLLADFGITQEQLGERIGRSRPQITNTLRLLRLPEPIQRQVASGVLSAGHARAILSVGEPAAMDRLATKIVNEELSVRAAEAAATQASPKPAKAKPAAGKRQGQLDEIAEGLADRLDTRVKVTLGASKGTIVIDFATVGDLNRILGELGQEGFRR, from the coding sequence ATGGCTACCAAAAGAACCGGATTAGGCCGCGGAATCGGCGCACTCATCCCGGTGAGCGAAGACTCGGCCGCGCAGCGGCCCGTGGATGTCTTTTTCCCGGCCGCCTCCGCAGAGAAGCAGGGACTCCTCGCGGTCCCGGGCGCACGACTGGCCAACCTGAGCCCCTCGGACATCGTGCCGAACTCGCAACAGCCCCGCACCGAGTTCCGCGACGAGGAACTGGCAGAACTCGTGGTGTCGATTCGCGAAATCGGCGTGCTGCAGCCCATCGTGGTGCGCCCGCTCGCGGGTGCGGTGGATGGAGGGCCCCAGTACGAGCTCATCATGGGTGAGCGTCGCTTGCGCGCGACGAAGCAGCTCGGACTCACCAGCATTCCCGCGGTGATCAAGAACACCGCCGACGAAGACATGCTGCGCGACGCGCTGCTGGAGAACCTCCATCGCGCGAACCTCAACCCGCTCGAAGAAGCGTCTGCCTACCAGCAGCTCCTCGCCGACTTCGGGATCACGCAGGAACAGCTGGGCGAGCGCATCGGCCGGTCGCGACCGCAGATCACCAACACGCTCCGTCTCCTGCGCCTGCCGGAGCCGATCCAGCGCCAGGTGGCGTCGGGCGTGCTCAGCGCGGGGCACGCCCGCGCGATCTTGTCTGTGGGCGAGCCTGCGGCCATGGACCGTCTCGCCACGAAGATCGTGAACGAGGAGCTTTCGGTGCGCGCCGCGGAAGCAGCCGCGACTCAGGCCTCCCCCAAGCCCGCGAAAGCCAAGCCCGCGGCGGGCAAGCGGCAGGGCCAGCTGGACGAGATCGCCGAGGGCCTTGCCGACCGGCTGGACACCCGGGTCAAAGTCACGCTCGGCGCGAGCAAGGGAACGATCGTGATCGACTTCGCGACCGTTGGCGACCTGAACCGCATTCTCGGCGAGCTCGGTCAAGAGGGTTTCCGCCGCTAG
- the rsmG gene encoding 16S rRNA (guanine(527)-N(7))-methyltransferase RsmG yields MNDIALEIEPDVAATLFGDRIDLARQFTADLARRGEELGLIGPLELPRLWTRHILNSVLVAPLLSPGVVGDIGSGAGLPGIVLAIARPDVSFILIEPMERRVDWLTSEAASLGLTNVTVIRARAEETKLDWPLDQVTARAVSALSTLIPLTAPLVKAGGEMLFMKGARVEDEITAAAKAIRKARLSEIEVLVLGEGVVPEVTRVFRATVD; encoded by the coding sequence TTGAACGACATCGCACTGGAGATCGAACCGGACGTAGCGGCAACGCTGTTCGGCGATCGTATCGACCTCGCCCGGCAATTCACCGCCGATCTGGCACGGCGAGGAGAAGAGCTCGGTCTGATCGGACCGCTGGAGCTCCCCCGGCTCTGGACCCGTCACATCCTGAACTCGGTTCTGGTTGCCCCCCTCCTCTCCCCCGGCGTCGTCGGAGACATCGGTAGCGGTGCGGGCCTCCCCGGCATCGTGCTCGCGATAGCGCGCCCCGACGTCTCGTTCATTCTGATCGAGCCGATGGAGCGCAGGGTCGACTGGCTCACGAGTGAGGCGGCGTCGCTCGGGCTGACCAACGTCACCGTGATCCGCGCCCGTGCCGAAGAGACGAAGCTCGACTGGCCCCTCGACCAGGTCACCGCGCGCGCGGTCAGCGCTCTGTCGACGCTCATCCCCCTCACCGCGCCCCTGGTGAAGGCCGGCGGAGAGATGTTGTTTATGAAGGGCGCACGCGTCGAAGACGAGATCACCGCCGCCGCAAAGGCCATCCGCAAGGCTCGGTTGAGCGAGATCGAAGTTCTCGTACTCGGCGAAGGCGTAGTACCCGAAGTCACTCGGGTCTTTCGGGCTACAGTTGATTGA
- a CDS encoding D-alanine--D-alanine ligase family protein, with the protein MTDSTPRTIVVLAGGLSHERDVSLRSGRRVSDSLAHHGIDVVMKDPDATLLEYLESSRPDVIWPALHGASGEDGALRGLLDYLGIPFVGSKSDASRLAWDKPTAKVIVSRAGVPTPQSITLPRDTFRELGAGAVLGIISTDLPVPVVVKPAQGGSAQGVSIVDTAEELPRAMVNAYTYSDVALIEQKIVGVEIAVSIIDTGDGPVALPAIEIEPVSGVYSFEARYTAGETRFYAPARISDEVAARAAEVAITAHTALGLRHISRIDLIVDAAGTPWFLEASTLPGLTETSLFPLALEAAGHDVGWVYYALAEAAVNEARD; encoded by the coding sequence ATGACTGACTCAACTCCGCGTACCATCGTCGTTCTCGCCGGGGGACTCTCGCACGAACGCGACGTCTCGCTGCGTTCCGGTCGGCGCGTTTCCGACAGCCTCGCCCACCACGGCATCGATGTCGTGATGAAAGATCCGGATGCCACGTTGCTCGAGTATCTCGAGAGCAGCCGCCCCGACGTCATCTGGCCGGCGCTCCACGGCGCCAGCGGCGAGGACGGCGCACTGCGCGGCCTCCTCGACTATCTGGGAATCCCCTTCGTCGGATCGAAGTCCGACGCGTCACGCCTCGCCTGGGACAAACCGACCGCGAAGGTCATTGTCTCGCGCGCCGGGGTACCGACGCCCCAGTCGATCACCCTTCCGCGCGACACGTTCCGCGAACTCGGCGCCGGTGCCGTGCTCGGCATCATCTCGACCGACTTGCCCGTGCCCGTCGTCGTGAAGCCGGCCCAGGGCGGATCGGCCCAGGGCGTCAGCATCGTCGACACGGCCGAGGAGCTGCCGCGCGCGATGGTTAACGCCTACACGTACTCCGACGTCGCGCTCATCGAGCAGAAGATCGTCGGCGTCGAGATCGCCGTCAGCATCATCGACACCGGCGACGGGCCGGTCGCCCTCCCGGCCATCGAGATCGAACCGGTCTCGGGTGTCTACTCGTTCGAGGCTCGGTATACGGCGGGGGAGACCCGCTTCTACGCCCCGGCGCGCATCAGCGACGAGGTCGCGGCCCGTGCCGCCGAAGTGGCGATCACGGCTCACACCGCGCTCGGTCTCCGACACATCTCCCGCATCGACCTCATCGTCGACGCCGCCGGCACTCCGTGGTTCCTCGAGGCGAGCACCCTTCCCGGCCTGACCGAGACATCGCTCTTCCCGTTGGCCCTCGAGGCGGCCGGGCACGACGTCGGATGGGTCTACTACGCCCTTGCTGAAGCGGCCGTAAACGAGGCTCGCGACTAG
- the trxB gene encoding thioredoxin-disulfide reductase has translation MRQVIIIGSGPAGYTAAIYAARANLAPLLIASSVEAGGELMKTTEVDNFPGFPAGIQGPDLMLAMQAQAERFGTEVVLDDVVSLDLTGQVKTVTLGNGDVHEGLSVIFATGSAYRKLGLEDEERLSGQGVSWCATCDGFFFRKKTIAVVGGGDSAMEEATFLTRFADKVYVIHRKDSLRASKVMQDRAFSDPKIEFLWNKEVAHIYGEGLVNGVGLIDTVDGSETTLNLSGLFIAIGADPRTHLVHGQLDLTIEGTIAVQGRTSRTNLTGVFAAGDVIDPTYRQAVTAAASGTVAALDAEHYLASLPKDLVDSAVQASMVTDTAAEPVAV, from the coding sequence GTGCGTCAAGTAATCATCATCGGCTCCGGCCCCGCCGGTTACACGGCTGCCATTTATGCGGCCCGCGCCAACCTGGCTCCCCTGCTCATCGCGAGCTCGGTCGAAGCCGGCGGCGAACTCATGAAGACCACCGAGGTCGACAACTTCCCCGGGTTCCCCGCGGGTATCCAGGGCCCCGACCTGATGCTCGCCATGCAGGCCCAGGCAGAGCGCTTCGGCACCGAGGTGGTTCTCGACGACGTGGTCTCGCTCGACCTCACCGGCCAGGTCAAGACGGTCACCCTCGGCAACGGAGACGTGCACGAGGGTCTCTCCGTGATTTTCGCGACCGGTTCCGCCTACCGCAAGCTCGGCCTCGAAGACGAAGAACGCCTCAGCGGCCAGGGCGTCTCCTGGTGCGCCACCTGCGACGGATTCTTCTTCCGCAAGAAGACCATCGCCGTGGTCGGTGGAGGCGACTCCGCGATGGAGGAGGCCACGTTCCTCACCCGCTTCGCCGACAAGGTCTACGTCATCCACCGCAAAGACTCGCTGCGGGCCTCCAAGGTCATGCAGGACCGCGCATTCTCCGACCCGAAGATCGAGTTCCTCTGGAACAAAGAGGTCGCCCACATCTACGGAGAGGGTCTCGTGAACGGCGTCGGCCTCATCGACACGGTCGACGGCAGCGAGACGACGCTGAACCTCAGCGGACTGTTCATCGCCATCGGCGCCGACCCGCGTACGCACCTCGTGCACGGTCAGCTCGACCTCACCATCGAGGGCACCATCGCGGTACAGGGTCGCACGTCGCGCACCAACCTCACCGGCGTGTTCGCGGCCGGCGACGTGATCGACCCCACCTACCGTCAGGCCGTCACGGCCGCGGCATCCGGAACCGTCGCGGCTCTCGATGCCGAGCACTACCTCGCATCGCTCCCCAAAGACCTCGTTGACTCGGCGGTCCAGGCCTCCATGGTCACCGACACCGCTGCAGAACCGGTAGCCGTCTAA
- a CDS encoding ParA family protein: MADINRRRRALAAQQLPLPPAPRVFTVANQKGGVGKTTTTVNLAAALARGGARVLVIDLDPQGNASTALGVDHRSETPSVYDVVINDAPVASVLQKSPEFDALYCVPATIHLAGAEIELVSLVAREQRLRTSLDRFLAETSEPFHYVFIDCPPSLGLLTINAFVAAREVLIPIQCEYYALEGLSQLLNNIKLIERHLNPVLSVSTILLTMYDGRTNLANQVAEDVRNHFPKEVLKTVIPRSVRISEAPSYGQSVISYDPSSPGSLSYLEAAAEISRRGAPA; encoded by the coding sequence CTGGCCGACATCAACCGTCGCCGACGTGCTCTCGCCGCCCAACAGTTGCCCCTCCCCCCGGCTCCCCGCGTCTTCACCGTCGCGAACCAGAAGGGCGGCGTGGGTAAGACGACGACAACCGTCAACCTGGCGGCGGCTCTCGCGCGCGGCGGCGCGCGTGTGCTGGTGATCGATCTCGATCCGCAGGGCAACGCATCCACGGCGCTCGGGGTCGACCACAGGTCGGAGACGCCCAGCGTCTACGACGTCGTGATCAACGACGCGCCCGTCGCCAGTGTCCTGCAGAAAAGCCCGGAGTTCGACGCCCTCTACTGCGTTCCGGCCACGATCCACCTCGCCGGCGCCGAGATCGAGCTCGTCTCGCTCGTTGCCCGCGAGCAGCGCCTCCGCACGTCGCTCGACAGGTTCCTCGCCGAGACGTCGGAGCCGTTCCACTATGTCTTCATCGACTGCCCGCCGTCGCTGGGCCTGCTTACGATCAACGCATTTGTGGCCGCCCGCGAGGTGCTCATCCCGATCCAGTGTGAGTACTACGCCCTGGAGGGCCTGAGCCAGCTCCTCAACAACATCAAACTGATCGAGCGCCACCTGAATCCGGTGTTATCGGTGTCGACCATCCTGCTCACGATGTACGACGGACGCACCAACCTGGCGAACCAGGTGGCGGAGGATGTTCGCAACCACTTCCCCAAGGAGGTGCTGAAGACGGTCATTCCCCGTTCGGTCCGCATCTCCGAGGCACCGAGCTACGGCCAGAGCGTGATCAGCTACGACCCCAGCTCTCCGGGCTCGCTCTCGTACCTCGAGGCGGCCGCAGAAATTTCACGACGAGGAGCACCCGCCTGA
- the trxA gene encoding thioredoxin, producing MSTALDVTDATFTDQVLNSEDTIMVDFWAEWCGPCRAVSPILDQIASEHSSKIKIVKLNVDDNPEIAMKYQITSIPAMKVFKGGEVVKTIIGAKPKPAIEADLAEFLA from the coding sequence ATGTCTACTGCTCTCGACGTCACCGACGCCACCTTCACCGACCAGGTCCTCAACTCCGAAGACACCATCATGGTGGACTTCTGGGCCGAGTGGTGCGGCCCGTGTCGCGCGGTCTCCCCGATCCTCGACCAGATCGCCTCGGAGCACTCCTCGAAGATCAAGATCGTCAAGCTCAACGTCGACGACAACCCCGAGATCGCCATGAAGTACCAGATCACCTCCATCCCCGCGATGAAGGTCTTCAAGGGCGGCGAGGTCGTCAAGACCATCATCGGCGCCAAGCCCAAGCCGGCCATCGAGGCCGACCTGGCGGAGTTCCTCGCGTAA
- the murJ gene encoding murein biosynthesis integral membrane protein MurJ: MTKTDAGGGLGRASALLASGTIVSRILGFVSAAVLAQAIGTTGAGADTFAIANQLPNNIYAIIAGGLLSAVLVPQIVKAGMHDDGGQRFINRLVTLGLAVFVLAAVIATIAAPLLVDLYSQQSSDGSRGLSPDEIALATAFAYWCLPQVLFYAIYSLLGEVLNARKIFGPFTWTPVLNNLVAIAGMVVFIVAFGGDPAHTDASTWTAPMITLLAGSATLGIAVQGLGLFWFWRRAGLTYRPDFHWRGVGLGATGKAASWVFGMIVITQLAGIVQSNVASQAGGSGDASVRVLGLSWLIFMLPHSIVAVSIATAYYTRMSTHAHEGNLDGVRADFSASMRSIGLIMVFASAGLIVLAFPFSAVFDNDFDDVQQMGYVVIAYLVGLVPFSILFLIQRTFYSLGDTRTPFFLQVFQSALFVLGALVVSGFEREWIAVGIAAVTSIAGSAQAVVAAVMLRRRLQRIDAARILRRYATFLLAALPTAAVGALLASAMGVTTDGGFAVSDWFTALVSMVVIGGVMALVYAGVLVAFRNPELGEAVRPVVRRLRGRG; this comes from the coding sequence GTGACGAAGACGGATGCCGGTGGGGGGCTCGGACGCGCGTCGGCGCTTCTCGCGTCGGGCACGATCGTCTCCCGCATACTCGGTTTCGTCAGTGCGGCGGTTCTCGCCCAGGCCATCGGCACCACCGGAGCCGGCGCCGACACCTTCGCCATAGCCAACCAGCTGCCCAACAACATCTACGCGATCATCGCCGGCGGCCTGCTCAGCGCGGTGCTCGTGCCGCAGATCGTCAAGGCCGGCATGCACGACGACGGCGGCCAACGCTTCATCAACCGGCTCGTCACCCTCGGTCTCGCCGTGTTCGTCCTGGCCGCCGTGATAGCCACGATCGCGGCCCCGCTGCTCGTCGACCTGTATTCCCAGCAGTCGAGCGACGGCTCGCGCGGCCTCTCGCCCGACGAGATCGCGTTGGCAACCGCCTTCGCCTACTGGTGCCTGCCTCAGGTGCTCTTCTACGCCATCTACAGCCTGCTCGGCGAGGTTCTCAACGCCCGCAAGATCTTCGGTCCGTTCACCTGGACCCCGGTGCTCAACAACCTCGTCGCGATCGCCGGCATGGTCGTGTTCATCGTCGCCTTCGGGGGAGACCCGGCGCACACCGACGCGTCGACGTGGACGGCACCCATGATCACCCTGCTTGCCGGGTCGGCCACGCTCGGCATCGCGGTGCAGGGTCTCGGCCTCTTCTGGTTCTGGCGCCGCGCAGGGCTGACCTACCGGCCCGACTTCCACTGGCGCGGTGTCGGCCTCGGGGCGACCGGCAAGGCCGCCTCCTGGGTGTTCGGCATGATCGTGATCACCCAGCTCGCGGGTATCGTCCAGAGCAACGTGGCATCTCAGGCCGGCGGAAGCGGCGACGCGTCCGTGCGGGTGCTCGGCCTCTCCTGGCTGATCTTTATGCTGCCGCACTCGATCGTCGCCGTGTCGATCGCGACCGCCTATTACACCCGCATGTCGACGCACGCGCACGAGGGCAACCTGGACGGCGTGCGCGCCGACTTCTCCGCCTCGATGCGGTCGATCGGGCTCATCATGGTCTTCGCGTCCGCCGGGCTGATCGTGCTCGCCTTCCCCTTCAGCGCGGTCTTCGACAACGACTTCGACGACGTGCAGCAGATGGGGTACGTGGTGATCGCCTACCTCGTCGGGCTCGTGCCGTTCAGCATCCTGTTCCTGATCCAGCGCACCTTCTACTCGCTCGGCGACACCCGCACCCCGTTCTTCCTGCAGGTGTTCCAATCTGCCCTGTTCGTCTTGGGTGCCCTCGTGGTGTCCGGGTTCGAACGGGAGTGGATCGCGGTGGGCATCGCCGCCGTAACCTCCATAGCTGGTTCGGCGCAGGCGGTCGTCGCCGCGGTCATGCTGCGCAGACGTCTCCAGCGCATCGACGCCGCCCGGATACTGCGCCGGTACGCCACCTTCCTGCTGGCGGCGCTGCCTACCGCCGCGGTGGGTGCGCTCCTCGCGTCCGCGATGGGTGTAACCACCGACGGTGGTTTCGCGGTGTCCGACTGGTTCACCGCGCTGGTGTCGATGGTGGTGATCGGGGGAGTGATGGCCCTTGTCTATGCGGGCGTGCTCGTCGCCTTCCGCAACCCGGAACTCGGCGAGGCCGTGCGACCGGTCGTGCGGCGCCTGCGCGGGCGCGGCTGA
- a CDS encoding Jag family protein yields MAEDQAPTTSQLEEEGEIAADYIEELLDITDLDGDIEIDTRGGRAYVSVNSSEDTNLRLLARPDTVAALQELTRIAVQTKTGSFSRLILDVGGSREARVAELTILVDKAVERIEAGADSAALPAMSSYERKLVHDVVAERGFSSQSEGEGRDRHTVITRA; encoded by the coding sequence ATCGCTGAAGACCAGGCTCCCACGACGAGCCAGCTCGAAGAGGAGGGTGAAATCGCGGCCGACTACATCGAGGAACTGCTCGATATCACCGACCTCGATGGCGACATCGAGATCGACACGCGCGGAGGCCGCGCCTACGTCTCGGTGAACTCGAGCGAGGACACCAACCTCCGCCTGCTCGCCCGTCCCGACACCGTCGCCGCTCTGCAGGAGCTCACGCGTATCGCTGTGCAGACCAAGACCGGGTCGTTCTCACGACTCATCCTCGACGTCGGCGGTTCGCGTGAGGCCCGTGTGGCCGAACTCACGATCCTCGTCGACAAGGCCGTGGAGCGCATCGAGGCTGGAGCCGACTCGGCAGCGCTTCCCGCAATGTCGTCATACGAGCGCAAGCTCGTGCACGATGTCGTCGCTGAGCGTGGTTTCTCCTCGCAGTCCGAGGGCGAAGGCCGCGACCGCCACACCGTCATCACCCGCGCCTAG
- a CDS encoding aminotransferase-like domain-containing protein — translation MTAQGPTPGTNTGNNLDPWYGHYADRTAGLSASEVRALFAVASRPEVVSLAGGMPFVSALPPELVSGALERVMRDHGPEALQYGSGQGTPAIREQILEVMALEGIRASVDDVVVTTGSQQALDLVTKLFIDKGDVILAESPSYVGAIGVFRSYQADVIHVATDDDGMVPESLRETIVRTRAAGKTIKFLYLIPNFHNPAGVTLSWERRLEIIEIARSNNILILEDNPYGLLYFDGPPPQAMRSVDTDGIIYLGTFSKTFAPGLRVGWAVAPHAIREKLILANESAVLSPSTFTQNVITSYFGASDWRGQIDTFRSIYRERKEALVGSLKEHLPDLTWTDPNGGFYVWLTLPEHLDSKAMLPRAVKELVAYTPGTAFFADGGGRHNIRLSFCYPTSDAIRLGVRRLTKVINGETELLETFAGTGQLETIKSTDRVTSPPPNID, via the coding sequence ATGACTGCACAGGGCCCGACACCGGGAACGAACACGGGAAACAACCTCGACCCTTGGTACGGCCACTACGCCGACCGCACGGCCGGCCTCAGCGCCTCCGAGGTCCGAGCCCTGTTCGCCGTCGCCTCCCGCCCCGAGGTCGTTTCGCTCGCCGGCGGCATGCCCTTCGTGTCGGCCCTCCCGCCCGAGCTGGTCAGCGGCGCCCTCGAGCGCGTGATGCGCGACCACGGTCCCGAGGCACTGCAGTACGGTTCGGGCCAGGGCACACCGGCCATCCGCGAGCAGATCCTCGAGGTCATGGCCCTCGAGGGCATCCGCGCGAGCGTCGACGACGTGGTCGTCACCACCGGGTCGCAGCAAGCACTCGACCTCGTCACCAAGCTGTTCATCGACAAGGGCGACGTCATCCTCGCCGAAAGCCCGAGCTACGTCGGCGCGATCGGCGTGTTCCGCTCGTACCAGGCCGATGTGATCCACGTCGCGACCGACGACGACGGCATGGTGCCCGAGTCGCTGCGTGAGACCATCGTGCGCACGCGCGCGGCGGGCAAGACGATCAAGTTCCTCTATCTGATCCCCAACTTCCACAACCCGGCCGGCGTCACGCTCAGCTGGGAGCGCCGCCTCGAGATCATCGAGATCGCGCGGTCGAACAACATCCTGATCCTCGAAGACAACCCCTACGGGCTCCTCTACTTCGACGGCCCGCCGCCCCAGGCGATGCGCTCGGTCGACACCGACGGCATCATCTACCTCGGAACCTTCTCGAAGACGTTCGCGCCAGGACTGCGTGTCGGCTGGGCCGTGGCGCCCCACGCCATCCGCGAAAAGCTCATCCTGGCCAACGAGTCCGCGGTGCTCTCGCCGAGTACGTTTACCCAGAATGTGATCACTTCGTACTTCGGTGCATCCGATTGGCGCGGTCAGATCGACACCTTCCGCTCCATCTATCGCGAACGTAAAGAGGCTCTGGTCGGCTCTTTAAAGGAGCACCTGCCCGACCTGACCTGGACAGACCCGAATGGCGGGTTCTACGTTTGGCTCACGCTGCCCGAGCACCTCGACTCGAAGGCGATGCTCCCGCGCGCCGTCAAGGAGCTCGTCGCCTACACGCCCGGTACGGCCTTTTTCGCCGACGGCGGCGGGCGGCACAACATCCGGCTCTCGTTCTGCTACCCCACCTCAGACGCCATCCGTCTCGGCGTGCGGCGCCTCACCAAGGTGATCAACGGCGAGACCGAACTGCTCGAGACCTTCGCCGGCACCGGCCAGCTCGAGACGATCAAGTCCACCGACCGGGTCACGAGCCCGCCGCCGAACATCGACTAG
- the yidC gene encoding membrane protein insertase YidC yields the protein MPDLIGTILWPIKWVIEAILVAFHTGLDMLGLDPAAGLTWVLSIVGLVLVVRAALIPIFVRQIKSQRRMLEVAPQLKKIQDKYKGKKDQFSREAMSRETMALYKDTGTNPLASCLPLLIQMPIFFSLFSVLNEAKPQPDGSYREGVGLLSQQLSEQFGSSSLFGIAPLRLSIQSALEVGNTVVVVIALVMVVIMTASQFITQLQIMSKNQSPEMKASPTYKQQRILLYILPLVFAFSGFAFPIGVMFYWLTSNIWTMVQQFIVIRNMPTPGSEAAFAREARLAKKRQRRGITVTEFEEPAAIAEPKKPQRVQPVSKNRAKKQTGNKK from the coding sequence ATGCCAGATCTCATCGGAACAATACTGTGGCCCATTAAGTGGGTCATCGAGGCGATTCTCGTCGCGTTCCACACCGGCCTCGACATGCTGGGGCTCGATCCCGCCGCCGGTCTCACGTGGGTCCTCTCCATCGTCGGACTCGTGCTCGTCGTACGCGCGGCGCTTATCCCGATCTTCGTGCGCCAGATCAAGAGTCAGCGCCGCATGCTCGAAGTGGCCCCGCAACTCAAGAAGATCCAGGACAAGTACAAGGGCAAGAAAGACCAGTTCTCCCGCGAAGCGATGTCGCGCGAGACCATGGCGCTCTACAAGGACACGGGCACCAATCCCCTCGCGTCCTGCCTGCCGCTGCTCATTCAGATGCCGATCTTCTTCAGCCTCTTCTCTGTTCTCAACGAGGCGAAGCCGCAGCCCGACGGCAGCTACCGTGAGGGCGTGGGGCTGCTGTCGCAGCAACTGTCCGAGCAGTTCGGAAGTTCGTCGCTCTTCGGCATCGCTCCCCTTCGGCTGAGCATCCAGAGCGCGCTCGAGGTCGGCAACACGGTCGTGGTGGTCATCGCCCTCGTGATGGTCGTCATCATGACGGCGTCGCAGTTCATCACGCAGCTGCAGATCATGTCGAAGAACCAGTCGCCCGAGATGAAGGCGAGCCCCACCTACAAGCAGCAGCGCATCCTGCTTTACATCCTCCCCCTGGTCTTCGCCTTCTCGGGCTTCGCGTTCCCCATCGGCGTTATGTTCTACTGGCTGACCTCGAACATCTGGACGATGGTTCAGCAGTTCATCGTCATCCGCAACATGCCGACCCCGGGCAGCGAGGCAGCGTTCGCCCGCGAGGCCCGCCTGGCGAAGAAGCGCCAGCGCCGCGGGATCACCGTCACCGAGTTCGAGGAACCGGCCGCCATCGCGGAGCCGAAGAAACCTCAGAGAGTTCAGCCCGTAAGCAAGAACCGCGCCAAGAAGCAGACTGGAAACAAGAAGTGA